One Ahaetulla prasina isolate Xishuangbanna chromosome 1, ASM2864084v1, whole genome shotgun sequence DNA window includes the following coding sequences:
- the LOC131202280 gene encoding low-density lipoprotein receptor-related protein 2-like, which translates to MDINVAGFGAESSIDRAMQMNENFALETGKQPITFENPMYATKDTRADNVIIASPTVVTASSSEGNENFENPVYATPVSADTAQPSASTETIQESKWSFFKRKMKQSTNFENPIYSEMEKEQQGEAESAPSSSPSLPQKIILKRDSPLAYSATEDSFKDTVNLVKEDSIV; encoded by the exons ATGGACATTAATGTAGCTGGTTTTGGAGCTGAATCTTCTATTGACAGAGCAATGCAAATG AATGAGAATTTTGCTTTGGAAACTGGGAAGCAGCCAATTACATTTGAGAATCCTATGTACGCAACAAAAGACACGAGAGCTGACAATGTGATCATAGCATCTCCAACAGTG GTAACTGCTTCCAGCAGTGAAGGAAACGAAAACTTTGAGAATCCGGTATACGCTACACCTGTATCTGCTGATACAGCTCAGCCTTCGGCAAGTACAGAAACAATCCAG gaatcaaaatggagcttctttaaaagaaaaatgaaacaaagtACTAACTTTGAAAATCCCATCTATTCAGAG ATGGAGAAAGAACAGCAAGGAGAAGCTGAAAgtgccccttcctcctctccatcaCTGCCTCAGAAGATTATTTTGAAAAGAGACTCACCGTTAGCCTATTCAGCGACTGAAGATTCATTTAAAGACACTGTCAATCTAGTTAAAGAGGATTCTATTGTATAA